Within Burkholderia cepacia GG4, the genomic segment CGAAATCCGGATCGCCGACGCTCAGGATGATCGCCGGCTCGCCTGCCGCGACCGCGCGCTGCGCCGCGTAATGAATGTCCCATGCGGTCGTGCGCTTGCCCTGCAGGCGATCGACCAGCTTCGAATAGTTCATGCGTTCTCCCTCGCACGGCGCCCGCCCGGCCGCCGCGCCGTCAGTGGTTCGTTCAACGCGGCATGCGCACCGGCACACGCCGCTCGAGCCGGCCGAACGCGCGCTCGATCACGAACGCGAGCACGACGTAGATTACCGCGATCGCCAGCAGCGGCTCGTAGGTCCGCAGCGTCTGCGCGCGGATGTAGTTCGCGGCACCGAGCACGTCCATCACCGCGACCGTCGATGCGAGCGCGGTCGATTTCAGCAGCATCACGGTCTCGCCCGCGAGCGTCGGCAGCAGGATCTGGATCGCGCGCGGCAGCCACACGCGCCGCGCGATCATCGACGGGCGCATCCCCATCGCGCGTGCGGCCTCGATCTCACCCTTCGGCACGCCGCGCAGGCCCGCGCGCAGCACTTCGCCGACATACGCACCGACGCTGATCACCAGCGCGAACGCGACATACCAGAATCCGTCGCGCAGGAACGGCCACAGCACGCTGTCGCGCAAGGCGGGCCAGCCGGCGAACAGCGAGCCGACGCCATAGTAGATCAGGTAGATCTGCACCAGCAGCGGCGTGCCGCGGATCACTTCGGTGAAGGCCTTGCTGACGCGCGCGACGACCGGATTGCCCGACAGCCGCGCGAACGCGACGGCGATCGCGAGCCCGAAGCCGAGCACGGCCGAGATGACGAGCAGCTTGACGGTGGTCAGCACGCCGAGCAGCAGCAGCGATCCGTAGGAAGACAGTACGCTCAGATCCATGACGTGGCTCCGGTTCGCTCGAGAAATGCGTGGACAGGCACGACGCGGCTCACGATGCCGGCATCCAGCGGCCGAAGCGCCGCTCGATCTCGCGGAACAGCATGCCCGACAGCGACGTGATCGCAAAGTACACGGCCGCGACCATCAGGTAGTAGTGCATGTACTCGCGCGTCGAACCGGCCGCCTGCTTCGCCGTGTAGAGCAGCTCGCTGTAGCCGACCACGCTGATCAGCGCGCTGTCCTTCACGAGGATCAGCCACAGGTTCGTGAAGCCGGCCAATGCATACGGTGCCATCGCAGGCAGCGTCACGCGGCGGAACACGAGCGTCGGCGACGCGCCGAACGCACGCGCGGCCTCGATCTGCCCGTACGGAATCGCGAGGATCGCACCGCGGATGATCTCGGCCGCATAGGCGCCCTGCACGATGCCGAGCACGATCACCGCCGCCGCGAAGCCGTTGACCGCGACCGGCCCGACGCCGATCGCCGTCATCAGCAGGTTGATCGCATCGGTGCCCGCGTAATAGAGCAGCAGGATCAGCAGCAGCTCAGGCACCGCGCGGCACAGCGTCGTGTAGCCCTGCGCGAGCCGTTCGAGCACGCGCACGCCGGACAGCTTCGCGGCAGCGCCCAGCAGCCCGAGCACGATGCCGACGACGAACGCGCCGAGCGAAATCTCGAGCGTCACGCCCGCGCCCTGCAGCAGCGCGACGCCCCAGCCGTCCGGGTCCATGCCCAGGTAGCTCACCCATCCCCAACCGTCCATGCCGCCTCCTCGTCCGTGCGTGGCGCTCGTGTGCGTGCGATCAGTGCGGCCAGAGGTCGATCGGGAAATACTTCTTCGCGATCTGCGCGTACTTGCCCGATGCGTGCAGTTGTTCCAGCGCCTGGTCCATCTGCTGCTTCAGCGGCGCATCGGCCTTGCGCATCCCCGCGCCGACGCCGTAGCCGAAGATCGCCGGGTCCATCTTCACGCTGCCGGGGCCCTTCAGCTCGAACGCGGAGCCGTCCTTCGACTTCAGGAAATCGAGGATGCCGAGCTGGTCGAGATACATCGTGTCGATACGGCCCGCGACGAGGTCGGCGTTGCAGTCGTCCTGCGTGTTGTACAGGCGCACCGTCGCGCTCTTGCCGTACGCCATCTTGATGAACTCGGCATTTGCGGTGGAGCCCTGTACGCCGATCACCTTGCCCTTGAGGCCGTCCGGCGTCAGCGCGAGCTTCTGGTTCTTCGCACCGACGAAGGTGCCCGGCGTCTCGTAGTACGGCCGCGAAAACGCGATTACCTTCTGGCGCTCCGGCGTGATCGACATCGAGTTGAAGATCACGTCGATCTTGTCGCTGAGCAGCGCCGGGATGATGCCGTCCCACGCGACTTCCTTGATCTCGCATTTCGCCTTCATCTGCTCGCACAGCGCGCGGATCAGGTCGGCCTCGAAGCCGCTCCACTGCCCGGTCGGGCTCTTCATCAGGAACGGCGGATACGGCTCGGCGGCGACGCCGAAGCGCAGCACGCCCGACGACGCGTGCGCGGAACCGAGCGGCGCAAGCGCCGCGAGAACGAGACTCAACAGGCACAGCAGACTGCGTACGACGCGCTTCATGGTCGGACTCCTTGCAGGAAAGATAGGGATCGGTGCGGCCGGCATCGATCGGGCCGGCCGCGCCCGCGGTTCAGTGGCGTTGCCGGTGCGCGTTGACGAACTGGCGGCAGCGTTCGCTCTGCGGCGCATCGAAGATCTCGCCCGGCGTGCCGCTCTCCTCGACGCGTCCCTGGTGCAGGAACAGCACCTTGTTCGACACGTCGCGCGCGAACGCCATCTCGTGCGTGACGAGGATCATCGTGCGGCCTTCGCACGCGAGATCGCGGATCACCTTCAGCACTTCGCCGACGCGTTCGGGATCGAGCGCGGAGGTCGGCTCGTCGAACAGCATCACTTTCGGTCGCATCGCCAGCGCGCGCGCAATGGCGACGCGCTGCTGCTGGCCGCCGGACAGGAACACGGGATAGACATTGCGCTTGTCGGCGAGGCCGACGCGCTCGAGCAGCTGCTCGGCGCGCGCGATCGCTTCGGCGCGCGGTTCGCGCAGCACGTGCACGGGCATCTCGATCACGTTCTCGAGCACCGTGCGATGCGCCCACAGATTGAAGCTCTGGAACACCATGCCGAGCCGCGTGCGGATGCGTTCGACCTGGCGCGGATCGGTCGGCACGGTGCGACCCTTGCGGTCGAGCTTCAGCCCGATCTCTTCGCCGTCGACGACGATGCGCCCGCGGGTCGGCGTCTCCAGCAGGTTGATGCAGCGAAGCAGCGTGCTCTTGCCCGAGCCGCTCGCGCCGATCAGCGAGATCACTTCGCCTTCGCGCGCGCTCAGCGACACGCCCTTCAACACCTCCAGCTCGCCGAACCGCTTGTGCAGGTCGGTCACCTGCACGCGTTCCTCGACGGCCGTCTTCACGCTCTCCACCCGCGCCAACATGCTGTCTCCTGTGTCGAATTCTCACGCCCGTCCCGCGCGGGATCGCGGCGTCTTGTTGAATGGCCGACCAACCTCATGCGGAGTCGAGTATAGGCGCTGTTGAACAGTGGTTCAACAGATTTCAACAATCCGGAGCCGAGGGTTTTCGCGGGTTCCGCGCGGCTTTCGCCGCTGTAATTGAACAAGCGTCCGACACTCCCCTATAATCGGTGCCATGACGATCCGTTAAGGTCACTCCGTGAAAAAGACTCCTGGCAGCGCACCGGTTCCGACCCGCAGCCGCGGCATCCGAGAAACGCCCGCCGTGCGGCAGCAATCGATCATCGACGCGACGATGCGCTGCATCGCGCGCTACAGCTATTCGGAAACCACGATCGACCGCATCTGCGCGGAAGCGAAGGTGTCGCGCGGGCTGATCAACCATCACTTCCAGTCGAAAGACGAACTGATGGCGCAGACCTACAAGCGGCTCGCGGCCGACCTGCTCGACGTGTCGCGTGCGGCCGCCGCGAACGCGACGGGCCCCGAGGACAAGCTCGACGCGATCATCAAGGTGTGTTTCGCCGCGCCGGTGTTCGCGCCGAAGAACGTGAAGGTATGGCTCGGCTTCTGGAGCGTCGCGCACAGCGACCCGGTGATCCGCAAGGCGCACAAGGAGCTGTACAGCGGCTACCGGCAGGCGTTGAAGAAGCTGTTCGACCAGATCGCCGAAGTGCGCGGCGGCACCGTCGACAGCGAGCTCGCGGCGCTGACGCTGACGGCCGTGATCGACGGCTTCTGGCTCGAACTCGCGCGCGACCCGACGTCGTTCACCGCGGAAGATGCACTGACGAGCTGCCTGCGCGTCGTCGATACGTTCCTGCCGCCGTCGAAGACGGCGCGCAAACGCGCCTGACGAACGCAGGAACGTAGCGTCGCCGCGGGAATCCGGCGGCGCACACGACGGCCTCGCTCAATTGCGAGGCCGTTCGCATTTTCAGGCCGTGCGAATCTCGATCAGGTACGGCGCATCGTGGGCGGCCGCTTCACCGAGCGCTCCGGCCAGAGACGCACCCTCATTGACCCGCTGCGCACCCCAACCGTACGCCCGCGCGATCGCGACGAAATCCGGCGTATGCAGATCGACGCCGACCGGGTCGACGCCGCCGTCGATCATCGCACGCTTGATTTCCCCGTAGCCGCCGTTGTTCAGCAGCACGACGATCACGCGTGCGCGATGCTGCACCGCGGTGCCGAGTTCCGCGAGCGTGTACTGGAACCCGCCGTCGCCGGCGATGCAGACCACCGGCCGCGACGCATCGCCGAGGCTCGCGCCGACGGCGGCCGGCAGCCCGTAGCCGAGCGAGCCGAAACCGACCGACGCGTTGAACCAGCTGCGCGGGCGCGGCGCCGCGAACCCGACGTTGCCCGCGTAGACGATGCGCGTCGAATCGCCGACGATCGCCGCATCGGGCAGCGCGTCGCGCACGCTGTCGAGCAGCGCGAGATCGCGCTGCATTTCGTCGTTCAGCTCCCGCCGCGCCGCCGCGCGGCACACCGCCGCGCGTTCGACGCCGTCGCCATCGGTGCGCGCCCGCGCAGCGGCCGGCCATACGCGCCGCAGCGCGCGCAGGGTTTCGCCGACGTCACCGAGCAGCGGCAGCGCGGAGACTGCATTGCGGCACAGCTGCTGCGGATCGATGTCGATCCGCACGAGCGACGCGGGCATCGAGAAGCTGCGGGTCGCGTACAGGTCGTAGTCGGTCGGCCCGAGCTCGGTGCCGAGCGCGACGATCAGGTCGCTGTCGCGCATCAGCGCGCGCACCGCGTCGCTCGATGCCGACCATGAGATGCCGAGCGGATGCGCGGGTGCCAGCACGCCGCGCCCGTTGATCGTCATCACGACCGGCGCGTCGAGCGTTTCCGCGAGCCAGCGCACGTCGTCGGCCGCGGCGAGCGCACCGCCGCCCGCCAGGATCAGCGGCGCGCGCGCGGCAGCGGCCTTCGCGCGCAATGCGTCAATGCCGTCGGCCGATGCGGGGCCGGGCGCGATGCGCGGCGGCGCGGCGGGCACCGGCGGCAACGCGTCGGCCGGCGCCGCGAGCACGTCGAGCGGAATCTG encodes:
- a CDS encoding transporter substrate-binding domain-containing protein, with protein sequence MKRVVRSLLCLLSLVLAALAPLGSAHASSGVLRFGVAAEPYPPFLMKSPTGQWSGFEADLIRALCEQMKAKCEIKEVAWDGIIPALLSDKIDVIFNSMSITPERQKVIAFSRPYYETPGTFVGAKNQKLALTPDGLKGKVIGVQGSTANAEFIKMAYGKSATVRLYNTQDDCNADLVAGRIDTMYLDQLGILDFLKSKDGSAFELKGPGSVKMDPAIFGYGVGAGMRKADAPLKQQMDQALEQLHASGKYAQIAKKYFPIDLWPH
- a CDS encoding ABC transporter permease: MDLSVLSSYGSLLLLGVLTTVKLLVISAVLGFGLAIAVAFARLSGNPVVARVSKAFTEVIRGTPLLVQIYLIYYGVGSLFAGWPALRDSVLWPFLRDGFWYVAFALVISVGAYVGEVLRAGLRGVPKGEIEAARAMGMRPSMIARRVWLPRAIQILLPTLAGETVMLLKSTALASTVAVMDVLGAANYIRAQTLRTYEPLLAIAVIYVVLAFVIERAFGRLERRVPVRMPR
- a CDS encoding ABC transporter ATP-binding protein, with amino-acid sequence MLARVESVKTAVEERVQVTDLHKRFGELEVLKGVSLSAREGEVISLIGASGSGKSTLLRCINLLETPTRGRIVVDGEEIGLKLDRKGRTVPTDPRQVERIRTRLGMVFQSFNLWAHRTVLENVIEMPVHVLREPRAEAIARAEQLLERVGLADKRNVYPVFLSGGQQQRVAIARALAMRPKVMLFDEPTSALDPERVGEVLKVIRDLACEGRTMILVTHEMAFARDVSNKVLFLHQGRVEESGTPGEIFDAPQSERCRQFVNAHRQRH
- a CDS encoding ABC transporter permease, encoding MDGWGWVSYLGMDPDGWGVALLQGAGVTLEISLGAFVVGIVLGLLGAAAKLSGVRVLERLAQGYTTLCRAVPELLLILLLYYAGTDAINLLMTAIGVGPVAVNGFAAAVIVLGIVQGAYAAEIIRGAILAIPYGQIEAARAFGASPTLVFRRVTLPAMAPYALAGFTNLWLILVKDSALISVVGYSELLYTAKQAAGSTREYMHYYLMVAAVYFAITSLSGMLFREIERRFGRWMPAS
- a CDS encoding 5-guanidino-2-oxopentanoate decarboxylase is translated as MKTVGMYLVDLLAAYGVDTVFGIPGVHTIELYRGLAGSALRHVSARHEQGLGFMADGYARATGKPGVCFVITGPGMTNIATSMAQAYADSIPMLVISSVNASGDIGSGNGHLHELPDQHAFAENIAAFSYTVPRAEALSQAIARAFAVFSGGRPRPVHLQIPLDVLAAPADALPPVPAAPPRIAPGPASADGIDALRAKAAAARAPLILAGGGALAAADDVRWLAETLDAPVVMTINGRGVLAPAHPLGISWSASSDAVRALMRDSDLIVALGTELGPTDYDLYATRSFSMPASLVRIDIDPQQLCRNAVSALPLLGDVGETLRALRRVWPAAARARTDGDGVERAAVCRAAARRELNDEMQRDLALLDSVRDALPDAAIVGDSTRIVYAGNVGFAAPRPRSWFNASVGFGSLGYGLPAAVGASLGDASRPVVCIAGDGGFQYTLAELGTAVQHRARVIVVLLNNGGYGEIKRAMIDGGVDPVGVDLHTPDFVAIARAYGWGAQRVNEGASLAGALGEAAAHDAPYLIEIRTA
- a CDS encoding TetR family transcriptional regulator C-terminal domain-containing protein — its product is MKKTPGSAPVPTRSRGIRETPAVRQQSIIDATMRCIARYSYSETTIDRICAEAKVSRGLINHHFQSKDELMAQTYKRLAADLLDVSRAAAANATGPEDKLDAIIKVCFAAPVFAPKNVKVWLGFWSVAHSDPVIRKAHKELYSGYRQALKKLFDQIAEVRGGTVDSELAALTLTAVIDGFWLELARDPTSFTAEDALTSCLRVVDTFLPPSKTARKRA